The region TAATCCCGATGATTTCAAATCCATATTTTTTATATTCTATGATTTGTTGTACTACATAATCAGCCAGCCTCGATAGCTTCATATTCGTGCTATCATTTTTCATTGCTGAACGTATTCTTGTATTCTCTGCCACGACTGGACTATCAGCACCATGAATATTTCCCCTATCCAATCCCAAACAGCAAAACTCTGGACAGGGCATTTGGACAATACTAATATCAGCATTTAAGAAGAAATCAATAATATCTTTAAATGCTGCAGGATAAACTGCCGTTCCATCAGAAATGGCATTTTGATTTAAAAGGCAATGGGGATAAATAGGCTTGAGGGTTTGAAGCATACTAATCTGCATGCAGCACTTTCAGGATATACACCTATGGCTGTGGAACAGTTGAATCCCAATAGTATTTCTGTTATATGCTCAAGTTCATAGTATCTTTTTGTGAATTTATCACTCATAACTCCCTCGGTTTGCTCAATTTCAATCACATACATTGTTTCTATCCAATTTTAATACACGCTTGTTCAAAAAAGCATATATGTATTCCTTTTCAAAATAAATACATCTGGCAGCATCTCTTGTCAGAACACTCGCCAGTTCTTCTCCTGTCTCAATAGGTAATTTTCTTAAACGCATACTGGAATAGTAAGAACCGTGACCATCCGAAACATAAAAAACAGACTTACCAATCGCATCTATGGTGGGCAGTATTACATCGCCCATCCCTGCAATATTATTTTTAGGCTGGATACTCCATTTTTGATTAACGCGCATATCTTCACTCGCTTTCGTTCCATTGCTTATTTGTCCCACAAACTGAAATTTGGGCTACGATTACATCCCAACTATTTTCCTAACAGTGTTTGCGGTTCTAATCGTCAGCTTACTGCTGATGTTCGCGCTTGCAGTCTTTGACCACCAGTTTGTCTTTTGATAATCTTTTCGGCTGAAAGACCAGAATACCGTTTCTCTATATTCTTTGATCTTCTCTAATTCTTCCTTCGGTTCCCCAATTTCTCCCCATACTTCAGAAAATGTGGCTGGAGGCATAATAAAAATCAGATTATCATAAATCTCTTTATTCTCATCGCCCCACCACTCAGGAGCATTCTGTAAAATATCCTCAAGTTTTTCTTTTGAAATGACGAAAACAGGAATATCCAAACCAAATTGCCTGTTTATTATCATTTCAGCCTGGCTTGTAAGCACCTCTATGTTATCCTCATCGCTTGAAAAAGCCACATTCCCACTGTTCAGATATGTCTTAACTTCACTAAAATCAAGTTCTTCAAAGCATCTCTTTAATTCAGCCATCGGTACTTTATTTTTTCCGCTTATATTAACACCACGCAAAAAAGCGATGTATCTTTTCATATCTGTTGATTCCTCCGCACAAACTTTTCAGACTTACAAACTGGGGGATACTATTTCATTTTTTCATATTTTTCTCTCTGCTGTTCCATGAAATACTCTAAACCATGCGTTTACACAAAACAGCTATTTTTCACAAGGCTTGCTACGTTTTGTTGTAGAACGATACTTATCATTAAACAATGTTGTCATTAATCAACTTTTTTCATATAATATTATAAAGAATGCCTTGGAGACTAAAGTGCTTAACAATCAATATACTAACTCGCCTTCCTATTTCTCAGGAGCTTCCTACCCAAGATTCCAATCAAATGTGGCAACTGATTACGGCCCAAATCCGTTCACTATTAATATTAGCAATGCTGCTATGAATAATGACACATTTCGCACTGCCTTATGGACAGGTGACAACCTGCAGCTTACTCTGATGAGCATACCAGCTGGTGAGGAAATAGGCGTAGAGGTGCATCCAGACGATGATCAATTTTTGCATATTGAATCTGGTCGCGGGGTTGTCCAAATGGGTAAGCAAATGGACAATTTAAATTTTCAACAACCAGTCTTTGTAGACAGCGCCATATTCGTTCCTGCCGGAATCTGGCACAATATAGTAAATACTGGCGATATTCCATTAAAATTATATTCGATTTATGCACCGCCTCATCATCCCTGGGGTACTGTTCACCAAACTAAAGCTATCGCTGAAGCAAATACAAATCATTATTGATTACAACCTCGTCAGTTCTCCAATAGGGACTGGCGAGTCTTTGATTTACCACAACTCTAAAACATTAATTTCCCCGCCATCTTTCATAGTGTAACAACCATCTTTTTGATTCTGTAATATTTTTTTATTTCCATCACCTCGTCTAAAGTGAATATTTCATCCTTAAATGGTGCTTCCTTTAGCATTGTCTCATCTCCTAATATGCCATCATCAGAAACCAGACTGATAATCATGACATCGGCGTCAAAATACAATTCATCGATAGGCATACTTTTCTCTTGAATGAAATTCATAAATTTCTTTTGCAAAGTTCTGTAGCTTTTCGATATTTTGATAGAATTCCTTGTATAAGCAATTTTTCCAATACAGAGCCATCATCAAGCAAAAAATACTCACTTCCAGAAGCTTCCTTTGCAAAGGTTGACCTCCAAGCGCTCCACTTCCTCCATTGTCAGCGTGGTTCCCTTCCCCATCTTCTCATGGTCCGGCGCCCAATCGCGGATATCATATTTGGCTCCCCCGCCATTCCGGCTAATTTACTTCATTAAAAAAGCCGTTTCATTCCCTCTTTTAAAACTTCCATGAGCAATTCCCTTAAACCCATGTACTCTTCCCCAACGCCCTCTCTCCAGGTATCGCCAGCCGCCACCTTCACTATATTAAGCTAGCCGAACCGGATTTACTGCATAGCATCTTCCATCTTCATAATGCCTGCCCGGTTTCTTTATGGAATAGGTGGATTTTTTCAGATAGCAAACGGACCGATACCGACTGTCCGGGCTGGCCGGAGAAGTCAGCTCCTGTTATCATTGTCAGATCCGGCATCCCGGGAGCCGTAAGAAAAACTGCCATCTCCCGGCCGGTATTTTCCAGAATATTGATTTTCATCTGTATGGCGCCGGGTTCCCCTGAAGCGGCAGGCATTATGTGTTCCGGGCGAATGCCGGCCTTTATTCCGCCCTTTAGGTAATCCGGCGGCAGGTTTCTTTTATCCATGGGAATCCTGGCATGACCCAGAGTCAGATAACAATGCCCTTGTTCCGCAACAGGCTCTGTATCCCACAAGTTCATATTGGGAGAGCCTATAAAGCCCGCAACGAACAGGTTTGCAGGATGCCTGTATACCTCCTGCGGCGTTCCAAACTGCTGCAGAACCCCTTCATTGATAACAGCAATACGTGTTCCCATCGTCATTGCCTCGGTCTGGTCATGGGTAACATAGATGGTTGTAACCCCCAGTTCCCTCTGCAGGGTTATGATTTCTCTCCGCATTTCTGTTCGGAGTCTGGCGTCCAGATTTGCTAATGGCTCATCCATCAGAAAAAGCTTCGGCTTTCTCACCATGGAACGGGCCAGGGCCACTCTCTGGCGCTGGCCGCCGGAAAGAGCTCCCGGTTTTCTTTCAAGTAATGTGTCTAACTCCAGCTTTCGCGCTACCTCTGCCACCCTGCTTTTGGTTTCCTGTTTTCCAGTATGACGCATTTTAAGAGGGAATGCAATATTGTCTTTTACTTTCATATTGGGATAGAGGGCATAGTTTTGAAACACCATCGCGATATCTCTATTCTTTGGCGGCACCTTGTTTACGACCCTCCCATCCATAATGACCTCACCGCCGCTGATCGTTTCAAGCCCTGCAATCATACGCAGCAGCGTTGTCTTCCCACATCCGGATGGGCCGACAAAAACAATAAATTCACCCTGATTTATTTCCATATTCATATCTATGACAGCATGCACCTTGCCCGGATACCATTTATTTACGTTATGTATCTGCAGTTCTCCTGCCAGACTCTCTTTTTCCATAACCTGTTCCTTCCTTATTTTAATCCTTCATTCCGGAAGATATGATGCCCTGTTCCAGATATCTCTGCCCGAACAGAAATATCAGGAGAGGAGGCATCAGTGTGATGAGTGATGCAATCAGCGATACCCCTGCATTGTCAACGGTGATATTGGCCATATATAATGACAGCGGCCAAAGGGCCTGGTTCTTTAAAAATGCCTGCGGCGCTTCCATGGCATTCCAGTACTCCAGAAACCCCAGCACTACCGCTGAGAGGATTCCCGCCGCACCCAGGGGGATTCCAAACCATACAAATGTCTGGAAGGGGGAAGCACCATCTACGGCTGCCGCCTCCATAATCGCCTCTGGTATCGTCATAAAGAAACGCGTCATAATGAATATGGGAAAGGTTGACGCTGCCCCCGGTAGGATGACCGCCCATACAGTATCAATCAGCCTCAGTTTGTTTAGTACAAGATAACTGGAAACCATCGTCACCTGAAACGGCATTAGCATAAGGACAATGTATAAGGTATAGAGTATCTTTTTTCCACGAAAGTGAAATTTCGCAAATGCCCATGCCGCGGGAGCGCCTAACAAAACATGCCCGAGTATGATGGGTAAAACCTGCCTGCAGGAATTCCAAAATACCGTAAAAAACTGAGGCGTGTCTAAGAGCAGCTCCACATAGGCCTGTAAAGTCGGATACTGCGCAATGACCGGCCACACAGCAGTCCCTTCGCCTCCTTCCAGGACCGGAACAAGATTTTCATACAATTCTGCGCTACCCATAATGGTACCGGATAATAACATCCAAAGGGGAAGCCATATAAAGGCTGCGATACAAACAAGAATTGACCCTATCAGCCATTTTTTCATGCATTGTCACCTCGGTTTAAGATTTTCTGCAGCAGCATTATCAATACAAATACAAAAAGTGCCATCATTACGGCTCCTGCGCACATTTTATCCACGTCCAGATTCCCGTACCAGTTGTTGAACAGATGCTGGAGCATATAGATACTGTCATTTGGATAGCTTCCTGCTATCAAATACGCCTCCCTGAACACCTTAAAGGAATTGAGCAGTGAAAGCACTGTAATCGTAAATAACGTCGGCATAAGATTGGGGAACGTAATCCGTACAAACCTGCGGATGCTGCCTGCCCCATCAATCTGGGCCGCCTCATATAATGCCGGGTTGATGGCACTGAGTCCAGATAACCACAGCACCATATCATATCCAAAGTTTTTCCATAGATAAGCAAAGACCAGTACCCCAAAGGCAGCCCCGCTTCCAATCCAATCAACCGGTGTTTTATCCCAAAGTGCAAGAAAGGCATTGAACAGTCCGTTTTTATGAAAGATCACGCGCCACAAAAGGACGATGGAAGCTACTGGTATTGCCATAGGTACAAGGTAGGAGGTTTTGAAAATACCTCTTGTTTCCTTGTAGGCCGACAAAAGCAGGGAAACTGCCAGGGATATGAATAACAACAATGGAATGCAGACAGCGGCAAATTTCAAGGTATTTCCTGCGGCCAGCTTAAACGCACTATTGCCAAGAACCGCCGCGTAATTTTGAAATCCCACAAACCGGTCACTGGCAGCCATAAAAAAGGAACGGCGGAATGCATCCAAAAGGGGGATTAGTACAATAATACTTACAAAAAACAGGCTCGGTGACAAAAAAAGCCATGGCACCATGCGTTCTTTTAAAGGAACCGCATCCTCATATTGTTTTCTTCTGTTTACTTTTGTCATCCGAAAATCTCCTTTCGTGAGGAACACAGATAAGCTTCTCTCTCTGCCGGTTAAACATAAAATCTGCACAGAGCCACAAACAGGGCATCACATACATTGCTTTGCAGAACATCATACTGCGGGTCCATGCCATATGAAGAGACAGCAAACTAAGCGTCAGTGTATATGCCGCACAGCCCAGGACCATACCTCTATAAGTACGTATCGATATTAGAATTGCTGCTTTTGCTGCACAGACAGAGGCGCCCAGGGAAAATAATATGGTCATAAACGAGGCGGCCATAAGCTCTACATCCCGGAAGGTGGATACTGCCAGAATCCAGGCAACCAGATTCTTCCAATGTCCCACAAACAGATTTTTCCAAAATTCAAAGTCAGACCACATTGTGGGAATGAATCCGGCTGGCATTTCCGGCAGGTCCATACAAATGATGGATGCGGCTGACACAGCAAGGGCAGGCGGCAGATAGAACGCCAACAGCAGGGGGTAGTGCCAAAGCCTGCATCCACGCCTTATGGCACGAATAAGAATCCCCAATGACAGAATCATGGCGGGCAGCCTGAAAAAAATGTCAAGTCCCCATTCTATCAGCGGCAATTCAAGAAGCATTCCCTCCGGGAACCCTGCAGCTGAAAGATATTGCCTGGCCCTTTCGCTGGTTCCTGTCCCGGAAAAATTAAGCTGCATATTGGATAATGGTTCTTTCGATTCAGCTTGCACCTGGCGGAATAACCGCGGTTCCTCCTCCTTAAATACGCCGCGGACGTAAAACACGTTTCCTTCTATTTTTATCGGCAGCCCCAAAACTTCGGTGCTTCCCCATAGCGAGAATGCCAAACCCGAACTGACCGCACATCCGGACTGGTCAGATTGGGCCGGAAAGGAGCCATAAATCATGATTGCTGTTGTAATATCCCTGCAGTCCCCAAAAACAAGAACTGCATCTGCAATCATGCTTTTCTTATCCGCGGCCCTCGCTTCCTGGTCCGGATGGATTTTCCATAATGTGGCCTCCGGCTGTTCCGGGGTAGTGTCAAGTTTACTACCTCATTTTTTGTTACAAACCTTGTATTTTTAGGGATTACACCACTTTTTCAAAGAAAAAAGCAATGACCTCCCTTTTTGTGTCAATACTTTAGGTAAACCAATCCCACAAACACAGAAAGGAATTTCATTGCTTATGAATAGTATTACCTATTTATTGTCACTCATTCAATTTCTTTACCAGCAGAACTGCTGGCTCATTACTTTTATCTGCAAATATATCCCTCTCAAACAATGGGCTTTTGATGATTCCCATTCCCCTAAATACCAAAAATTCAGAACCGATGAACTCCCTATGCTTCAGTTTCATCAAAACGATTGGGACTGGCAGCTCCTCATCCCTTACTTCGAATATAAATACCATAAGAAGATTCGGCCTGTTGCACGGCGCAAGGAATGCGATATCTCTCCTGACTGTACCTGTCCCTCCTGCCATGCTCCTCAGCCTTTTCTTTATCGTAATAATGGTTCCAAAGGACAGTTAAAATGCAAAGTATGTGATACCAACTTCTCTACTGATGATAACCGCTTCTCCAAGCACTATACCCTGCGCTGTCCCCACTGCGGACATGCCCTTGTCCACAAAAAGGACCGGAAACACTTCATCCTCCACAAATGCGTCAACCAGAAATGTCCCTACTATCTCCATAACCTCAAAAACGTCGATAAAGAACACCTGGAGAAAGACTATGGCAAAAATGAATACAAGCTTCACTACCTCTACCGCGAATTCACGATAGATTTCTTTCGCATGGACTTAAACTCCCTGCCAAAGAATGCCTCCTCCCTCAAATTCAATAAGTTCGATTCCCATGTCATGTCCCTGTGCCTCACCCTTCATGTAAACCTTTCCCTTTCTCTGCGTAAGACTTCCCAGGCCCTGAAAGACCTCTACAACATCCAAATCTCTCATCAGCAGATCGCTAACTACTGCAAGAGCGCCGCCATCTGTATCAAGCCCTTTGTTGATAACTATGATTACGGCGCTGGCACTACCTTTACCGCCGACGAGACCTACATCAAAGTTCGCGGCATCAAATCTTATATCTGGTTTATCATGGATGCCGCCAAACGCTCCATCATCGGCTACAGGGTCTCAGATAACCGGGGCGTCGGCCCCTGTATCATGGCCATGCGCATGGCATTCCGCCACTTTAAGGAGCTTCCCAAAAACTTCCGCTTTATTGCCGATGGCTATAGTGCGTATCCTCTTGCCGCCCAGCAGTTCTTTCATGAATTCGGCGATGCTTTTAAGTTCCACATCACCCAGGTCATCGGGCTTACCAATGATGACGCCGTCTCCAAAGAATTCCGGCCTTTTAAGCAGATGATCGAACGGCTTAACCGCACCTACAAGGCTTCCTATCGAAAGACCAACGGCTTTGACACCATCGATGGAGCCAACTATGACCTTGCCCTGTGGGTCGCTTATTACAACTTTCTACGCCCTCATAAACACAACAACTACCATGTGCTCAATGATGTGGAAATCCTGCGGGGAGCAGACAACATGCCGGGCAAATGGCAGCTTCTCATCTTTCTGGGCCAGCAGACCATCCTAAATCTCCGGAAAACAGCCGCAGTCTAAAAGGAGCGGAACTGTTGTCAGGAGGACCGTGGAATACCGGAGCACAAAGTGCGAGGATATGCCGCGAAAGCCTCTTGACATAAGGTTCACGGATAATCCTGTAAAACAGAAAAGGGGGCAGGTGC is a window of Enterocloster clostridioformis DNA encoding:
- a CDS encoding CD3072 family TudS-related putative desulfidase, with amino-acid sequence MLQTLKPIYPHCLLNQNAISDGTAVYPAAFKDIIDFFLNADISIVQMPCPEFCCLGLDRGNIHGADSPVVAENTRIRSAMKNDSTNMKLSRLADYVVQQIIEYKKYGFEIIGIIGANRSPNCGVETTSDNNAEINGMGLFVEKIVNQLLQENMSVPMIGIKGTDNIQEKLHQLVNREL
- a CDS encoding DUF1697 domain-containing protein, giving the protein MKRYIAFLRGVNISGKNKVPMAELKRCFEELDFSEVKTYLNSGNVAFSSDEDNIEVLTSQAEMIINRQFGLDIPVFVISKEKLEDILQNAPEWWGDENKEIYDNLIFIMPPATFSEVWGEIGEPKEELEKIKEYRETVFWSFSRKDYQKTNWWSKTASANISSKLTIRTANTVRKIVGM
- a CDS encoding cupin domain-containing protein, producing the protein MLNNQYTNSPSYFSGASYPRFQSNVATDYGPNPFTINISNAAMNNDTFRTALWTGDNLQLTLMSIPAGEEIGVEVHPDDDQFLHIESGRGVVQMGKQMDNLNFQQPVFVDSAIFVPAGIWHNIVNTGDIPLKLYSIYAPPHHPWGTVHQTKAIAEANTNHY
- a CDS encoding ABC transporter ATP-binding protein; translated protein: MEKESLAGELQIHNVNKWYPGKVHAVIDMNMEINQGEFIVFVGPSGCGKTTLLRMIAGLETISGGEVIMDGRVVNKVPPKNRDIAMVFQNYALYPNMKVKDNIAFPLKMRHTGKQETKSRVAEVARKLELDTLLERKPGALSGGQRQRVALARSMVRKPKLFLMDEPLANLDARLRTEMRREIITLQRELGVTTIYVTHDQTEAMTMGTRIAVINEGVLQQFGTPQEVYRHPANLFVAGFIGSPNMNLWDTEPVAEQGHCYLTLGHARIPMDKRNLPPDYLKGGIKAGIRPEHIMPAASGEPGAIQMKINILENTGREMAVFLTAPGMPDLTMITGADFSGQPGQSVSVRLLSEKIHLFHKETGQAL
- a CDS encoding carbohydrate ABC transporter permease, with the translated sequence MKKWLIGSILVCIAAFIWLPLWMLLSGTIMGSAELYENLVPVLEGGEGTAVWPVIAQYPTLQAYVELLLDTPQFFTVFWNSCRQVLPIILGHVLLGAPAAWAFAKFHFRGKKILYTLYIVLMLMPFQVTMVSSYLVLNKLRLIDTVWAVILPGAASTFPIFIMTRFFMTIPEAIMEAAAVDGASPFQTFVWFGIPLGAAGILSAVVLGFLEYWNAMEAPQAFLKNQALWPLSLYMANITVDNAGVSLIASLITLMPPLLIFLFGQRYLEQGIISSGMKD
- a CDS encoding carbohydrate ABC transporter permease → MTKVNRRKQYEDAVPLKERMVPWLFLSPSLFFVSIIVLIPLLDAFRRSFFMAASDRFVGFQNYAAVLGNSAFKLAAGNTLKFAAVCIPLLLFISLAVSLLLSAYKETRGIFKTSYLVPMAIPVASIVLLWRVIFHKNGLFNAFLALWDKTPVDWIGSGAAFGVLVFAYLWKNFGYDMVLWLSGLSAINPALYEAAQIDGAGSIRRFVRITFPNLMPTLFTITVLSLLNSFKVFREAYLIAGSYPNDSIYMLQHLFNNWYGNLDVDKMCAGAVMMALFVFVLIMLLQKILNRGDNA
- a CDS encoding DDE-type integrase/transposase/recombinase; the protein is MNSITYLLSLIQFLYQQNCWLITFICKYIPLKQWAFDDSHSPKYQKFRTDELPMLQFHQNDWDWQLLIPYFEYKYHKKIRPVARRKECDISPDCTCPSCHAPQPFLYRNNGSKGQLKCKVCDTNFSTDDNRFSKHYTLRCPHCGHALVHKKDRKHFILHKCVNQKCPYYLHNLKNVDKEHLEKDYGKNEYKLHYLYREFTIDFFRMDLNSLPKNASSLKFNKFDSHVMSLCLTLHVNLSLSLRKTSQALKDLYNIQISHQQIANYCKSAAICIKPFVDNYDYGAGTTFTADETYIKVRGIKSYIWFIMDAAKRSIIGYRVSDNRGVGPCIMAMRMAFRHFKELPKNFRFIADGYSAYPLAAQQFFHEFGDAFKFHITQVIGLTNDDAVSKEFRPFKQMIERLNRTYKASYRKTNGFDTIDGANYDLALWVAYYNFLRPHKHNNYHVLNDVEILRGADNMPGKWQLLIFLGQQTILNLRKTAAV